A DNA window from Mya arenaria isolate MELC-2E11 chromosome 17, ASM2691426v1 contains the following coding sequences:
- the LOC128223723 gene encoding LIM/homeobox protein Lhx3-like has translation MSVGLEGGHIGFLGASSGGAPESPPASLADMISRNKMLEAAIPKCAGCGEPILDRFILKVLERCWHARCLQCADCHVQLTDKCFSKGDHVYCKDDFFRHFGTKCAGCDKGIPPTEVVRRAQDNVYHLECFACLMCSRQLNTGDEFYLMEDRKLVCKTDYEAAKARGEEGFGDYGLDDASKRPRTTITAKQLEALKRAYNESPKPARHVREQLSAETGLDMRVVQVWFQNRRAKEKRLKKDAGRQRWSPYLRQLKKGGDMDSSLSDDRSEDGMTDYHPDLEELDPGSVHSGRLSSDLFSSPLDHDQSLPGPHAPHGPSGSPPMDGWGPYGGLMGGPGHGFLDRRSPGMGAQLMPMDGMPPMMVGPMGGRMMPPDMPDNGRGYPDYSQNSNHVEVY, from the exons CGGCGATACCGAAGTGTGCGGGGTGCGGGGAACCAATCCTGGATCGGTTTATTCTCAAGGTGCTGGAGCGCTGCTGGCACGCGCGCTGCCTCCAGTGCGCGGACTGTCACGTGCAGCTCACGGACAAATGCTTCTCTAAAGGCGACCATGTTTATTGCAAGGATGACTTCTTCAG ACATTTCGGTACGAAGTGTGCCGGATGTGATAAAGGCATTCCGCCAACGGAAGTAGTGAGGCGTGCCCAGGACAACGTTTACCATTTGGAATGCTTTGCCTGTCTCATGTGTAGTCGGCAGCTGAATACGGGGGACGAGTTCTACCTAATGGAGGACCGGAAGTTGGTCTGCAAAACTGATTACGAGGCTGCTAAGGCCCGAGGGGAAG AGGGTTTTGGCGACTACGGCCTGGATGACGCCAGCAAGCGTCCACGGACCACGATCACCGCCAAGCAGCTGGAAGCCCTGAAGCGCGCGTACAACGAGAGTCCAAAGCCCGCCAGACACGTGCGCGAACAGCTGAGCGCCGAAACGGGTCTCGATATGAGGGTGGTACAAGTCTGGTTCCAAAACAG GCGGGCGAAGGAGAAGAGGCTGAAGAAAGACGCGGGACGGCAGCGCTGGTCCCCTTATCTCCGACAACTAAAGAAAGGGGGCGACATGGACTCCTCTCTAAGCGACGACCGCTCTGAGGACGGCATGACTGATTACCACC CTGACTTAGAAGAATTGGATCCTGGCTCCGTTCACAGTGGACGTCTCTCCAGCGACCTGTTCTCCAGTCCGCTCGACCACGACCAATCGCTTCCCGGACCACACGCGCCACACGGACCTTCCGGCTCACCGCCGATGGACGGCTGGGGCCCGTATGGCGGGCTGATGGGCGGACCCGGACATGGATTCCTTGATCGCCGGTCGCCGGGGATGGGCGCACAGTTGATGCCGATGGACGGCATGCCGCCCATGATGGTAGGGCCAATGGGCGGCCGCATGATGCCACCGGATATGCCGGATAACGGCCGAGGATATCCGGATTATAGTCAAAATTCAAACCACGTGGAAGTTTACTGA